In Octopus bimaculoides isolate UCB-OBI-ISO-001 chromosome 14, ASM119413v2, whole genome shotgun sequence, the following are encoded in one genomic region:
- the LOC106870472 gene encoding uncharacterized protein LOC106870472 has product MDPLNTHYFTTGLTPQLQSPMVSPAFNLSSIGSSPVMPGSNSSVYPQPTSATGAPMTPMTPATPTSEGSGITPQLQNIVCTVNLSCKLDLKKIALHARNAEYNPKRFAAVIMRIRDPRTTALIFSSGKMVCTGAKSEDMAKLAARKYARIVQKLGFPAKFLDFKIQNMVGSCDVKFPIRLEGLVLTHQQFSSYEPELFPGLIYRMVKPRIVLLIFVSGKVVLTGAKVRQEIYDAFENIYPILKGFKKQ; this is encoded by the exons ATGGATCCATTAAATACTCACTACTTTACTACGGGACTCACACCTCAGTTACAG AGTCCGATGGTGTCCCCTGCTTTTAATTTATCTTCGATTGGGTCATCACCAGTGATGCCAGGATCTAATTCCAGTGTTTACCCACAGCCAACATCAGCCACTGGGGCCCCTATGACACCAATGACTCCTGCTACACCAACATCAGAAGGATCAGGCATAACACCTCAATTACA aaatattgtaTGTACAGTGAACCTCAGTTGTAAGTTGGACCTGAAAAAGATAGCATTACATGCCAGGAATGCTGAGTATAACCCAAAACGGTTTGCTGCTGTGATTATGCGAATACGAGATCCAAGAACAACAGCTCTTATCTTTAGTTCAGGCAAAATGGTCTGCACCGGTGCTAAAag tgaaGATATGGCTAAATTAGCAGCACGAAAATATGCAAGAATTGTCCAGAAACTTGGATTTCCT GCCAAATTCCTTGACTTTAAGATCCAGAATATGGTTGGTAGTTGTGATGTCAAGTTCCCCATTCGTCTTGAAGGTTTAGTTTTAACACATCAACAATTTTCAAG tTATGAACCAGAATTATTCCCTGGATTAATTTACCGAATGGTCAAACCTAGGATTGTGTTGTTAATATTTGTGTCTGGGAAAGTTGTCTTAACAG GGGCCAAAGTCCGACAAGAAATTTACGATGCCTTTGAAAATATCTATCCAATATTGAAGGGTTTCAAGAAGCAGTGA